One segment of Bacteroidota bacterium DNA contains the following:
- a CDS encoding sulfite exporter TauE/SafE family protein, translated as MFDLAFITIVLTIIIIFAASMLKGITGFGFALIAVPLLSLIFPMSMLVPAFAMFNVVTSAYILFGLKEKAKWYYIVPMFVASLGGIPLGIYALEYMHEDTLKIVTGLIVIIFSLKLLKGVGLAKKRIKLPVVFAGFLSGILTSSVSIGGPPLVIAMSRKGYNKEIFRGIFSWFTVFTSLFATVAFYVRGFLTPETIKFTALALPLLILGSGWGNKIAQKIHQEQFRKLVIYVNVITGLIIIITSLLTKQP; from the coding sequence ATGTTTGATTTAGCCTTCATTACAATTGTCCTGACCATCATTATCATTTTCGCGGCATCAATGCTCAAAGGGATCACAGGATTCGGGTTTGCGCTTATCGCGGTTCCTTTGCTCTCTCTTATCTTTCCGATGAGCATGCTGGTACCGGCCTTCGCAATGTTTAATGTGGTTACCAGCGCTTATATTTTATTCGGGCTCAAGGAAAAAGCGAAGTGGTATTATATCGTCCCGATGTTTGTTGCAAGTCTTGGAGGAATCCCTTTAGGAATCTATGCTTTGGAATATATGCATGAAGATACCTTGAAAATAGTTACCGGCCTGATCGTGATCATTTTTTCATTGAAATTATTGAAAGGGGTTGGACTAGCCAAAAAACGAATTAAACTACCCGTTGTTTTTGCAGGTTTTTTAAGTGGAATTCTAACAAGTAGCGTATCGATTGGTGGGCCACCACTGGTAATTGCCATGAGTCGTAAAGGGTATAACAAAGAAATATTTCGCGGCATTTTTTCCTGGTTCACGGTTTTCACTTCATTATTTGCCACAGTGGCTTTCTATGTCAGGGGATTTCTGACTCCCGAAACGATTAAGTTTACGGCCCTTGCTTTACCTTTATTGATACTAGGATCGGGTTGGGGAAATAAAATAGCACAAAAAATCCATCAGGAACAATTCAGAAAATTGGTAATCTACGTGAATGTAATAACCGGCTTGATTATTATCATTACCAGCCTGCTTACCAAACAACCTTAA